The Mycolicibacterium lutetiense genome window below encodes:
- a CDS encoding 2-oxoacid:ferredoxin oxidoreductase subunit beta gives MTDLIGADLGLTEGALTKNALVPTTDQPQKGKDFTSDQEVRWCPGCGDYVILNTIRNFLPELGLKRENIAFISGIGCSSRFPYYLETYGFHSIHGRAPTIATGLALARPDLSVWVVTGDGDSLSIGGNHLIHALRRNVNLTILLFNNRIYGLTKGQYSPTSEVGKVTKSTPMGSLDYPFNPVSLALGAEATFVGRALDSDRKGLSEVLRGAAEHRGAALVEIMQDCPIFNDGSFDALRKEGAEERLINVSHGEPIKFGTDGEYCVVRSGFSLEVAKTAEVAADDIVVHNAEIDDPAYAFALSRLSEQNLDHMVMGIFRKVSRPAYDDAARQQVNTAIESKPHDTAALQSLLRGKDTWTVD, from the coding sequence ATGACTGACCTGATCGGCGCAGATCTGGGGCTGACCGAAGGGGCGTTGACCAAGAACGCCCTGGTGCCTACCACCGACCAGCCGCAGAAGGGCAAGGACTTCACCAGTGACCAGGAGGTCCGCTGGTGCCCGGGTTGCGGTGACTACGTCATCCTCAACACCATCCGCAACTTCCTGCCGGAGTTGGGCCTCAAGCGCGAGAACATCGCGTTCATCAGCGGCATCGGCTGCTCCAGCCGGTTCCCGTACTACCTGGAGACCTACGGTTTCCATTCGATCCACGGTCGCGCGCCGACCATCGCCACCGGCCTGGCTCTGGCCCGTCCGGACCTGTCGGTGTGGGTCGTCACGGGTGACGGCGACTCGCTGTCGATCGGTGGCAACCACCTGATCCACGCGCTGCGCCGCAACGTGAACCTCACGATCCTGCTGTTCAACAACCGGATCTACGGCTTGACCAAGGGCCAGTACTCGCCGACCTCCGAGGTCGGCAAGGTCACCAAGTCCACCCCGATGGGCTCGCTGGACTACCCGTTCAACCCGGTGTCGCTGGCGCTCGGCGCGGAGGCCACCTTCGTGGGCCGCGCACTGGACTCCGACCGCAAGGGTCTGTCCGAGGTGCTGCGCGGTGCGGCCGAGCACCGCGGTGCCGCACTGGTGGAGATCATGCAGGACTGCCCGATCTTCAACGACGGTTCGTTCGACGCGTTGCGCAAGGAAGGCGCCGAGGAGCGGCTGATCAACGTCAGCCACGGTGAGCCGATCAAGTTCGGTACCGATGGCGAGTACTGCGTGGTCAGGTCCGGGTTCAGCCTGGAGGTCGCCAAGACCGCCGAGGTTGCAGCCGACGACATCGTGGTCCACAATGCCGAGATCGACGATCCGGCTTACGCATTCGCGCTGTCACGGTTGAGCGAGCAGAACCTCGATCACATGGTGATGGGTATCTTCCGGAAGGTCAGTCGACCGGCCTACGACGACGCCGCGCGCCAGCAGGTCAACACGGCGATCGAATCCAAGCCCCATGACACCGCGGCTCTGCAATCCTTGCTGCGTGGTAAAGACACCTGGACAGTCGACTAG
- a CDS encoding FAD-dependent monooxygenase, with the protein MAQSVLVVGAGITGLATAVALQRHGFEVSVAEARTDTTTGAGISIWPNALAALDEIGLGDQVRASGGRVTAGAMRWHDGTWLRRPAADRMIRALGEPLVVIHRTALTEILTGALHPGTVEYGVGAQTLDVHDGAVRVQMSGGTVRAVAAVIGADGVDSTVARHLNGPLERRYAGYTAWRGVADHAIDPELSGETMAPGMEAGHVPLGPDHTYWFATQRAPQGHRNADGELKHLQRIFGGWADPIPTLLATTDPDQVLRNDLYDRAPARCWARGPVVIAGDAAHPMRPHLGQGGCQGLEDAAILAALAAGGPDLATAFSRFATVRRRRVMAIVRESQFIGRVVNLRPQVLSAAATRASVLVPEVVLTRHLASIAARRAFTPVR; encoded by the coding sequence ATGGCACAGTCCGTCCTGGTCGTCGGCGCAGGCATCACCGGCCTGGCCACCGCAGTCGCGTTGCAGCGTCACGGGTTTGAGGTGTCTGTCGCCGAGGCTCGTACCGACACCACCACAGGTGCCGGCATCAGCATCTGGCCCAACGCGCTGGCGGCGCTCGACGAGATCGGCCTCGGCGACCAGGTGCGCGCGTCCGGCGGGCGGGTCACCGCGGGGGCCATGCGCTGGCACGACGGCACCTGGCTGCGTCGCCCGGCTGCCGACCGGATGATTCGAGCGCTCGGCGAACCGCTCGTGGTGATTCATCGAACGGCGTTGACCGAGATCCTCACCGGGGCGTTGCACCCGGGCACCGTCGAATACGGGGTCGGCGCGCAGACACTCGACGTACACGACGGCGCGGTGCGGGTGCAGATGTCGGGCGGAACTGTGCGGGCGGTGGCCGCGGTAATCGGCGCCGACGGAGTCGATTCCACCGTGGCGCGTCACCTCAACGGACCGCTGGAACGTCGCTACGCCGGGTACACGGCCTGGCGCGGGGTAGCCGACCATGCCATCGACCCCGAACTCTCGGGCGAGACGATGGCCCCCGGAATGGAGGCCGGCCATGTGCCCCTCGGCCCCGACCACACGTACTGGTTCGCCACCCAACGGGCTCCGCAGGGACACCGGAACGCCGACGGGGAGCTGAAGCACCTGCAACGGATCTTCGGCGGCTGGGCCGACCCCATCCCGACCCTGCTCGCCACGACCGATCCCGATCAAGTGCTCCGCAACGATCTCTACGACCGGGCCCCGGCCCGCTGCTGGGCCCGGGGGCCGGTGGTGATCGCCGGGGACGCCGCCCATCCGATGCGCCCGCATCTCGGCCAGGGCGGCTGTCAGGGGTTGGAGGATGCCGCCATCCTGGCCGCCCTTGCGGCCGGGGGCCCAGATCTGGCGACCGCCTTCTCCCGATTCGCGACCGTGCGACGCAGACGCGTGATGGCGATCGTCCGGGAGTCACAGTTCATCGGCCGGGTCGTGAACCTGCGTCCGCAGGTACTCAGCGCCGCTGCCACGCGGGCGTCAGTATTGGTGCCCGAGGTCGTGTTGACCCGGCATCTGGCCTCGATCGCCGCGCGCAGGGCATTCACCCCCGTGCGCTGA
- the mobA gene encoding molybdenum cofactor guanylyltransferase, protein MCTAPLAAVVLAGGASRRMGRDKATLPFDGSTMVEHVVAAVSTRCSPVFVIAAPGQPLPELSAEVLRDEVRGVGPLVATGRGLRATAEAGLDRAFVCAVDMPYLNSELIDVLAASADRVPADIVLPWDGRSHYLAGIYRSALTEQIAALVHAGRRSMRALAESVDTQRIVMPPQRGLTNVNTAADLA, encoded by the coding sequence CTGTGCACAGCCCCGCTCGCCGCGGTAGTTCTGGCGGGTGGGGCTTCGCGCCGTATGGGGCGCGACAAGGCGACGCTGCCGTTTGACGGTTCGACGATGGTCGAGCATGTGGTCGCCGCCGTGAGTACGCGGTGCTCACCGGTTTTTGTCATCGCCGCGCCCGGCCAGCCACTGCCTGAACTGAGTGCTGAGGTGTTGCGCGACGAGGTGCGTGGCGTCGGGCCGCTGGTGGCGACCGGCCGTGGGCTACGTGCCACCGCCGAAGCCGGCCTGGATCGCGCCTTCGTCTGCGCGGTCGACATGCCGTATCTGAATTCCGAACTGATCGACGTCCTGGCGGCGTCCGCCGATCGGGTGCCGGCCGATATCGTGCTGCCCTGGGACGGCAGGTCGCATTACCTGGCGGGGATCTATCGCAGCGCGCTCACCGAGCAGATCGCGGCCCTGGTGCACGCTGGCCGGCGCAGCATGCGCGCGCTGGCTGAGTCCGTCGACACGCAGCGGATCGTGATGCCACCGCAGCGAGGGCTGACGAACGTGAACACTGCGGCCGACCTGGCCTGA
- a CDS encoding HNH endonuclease signature motif containing protein produces MYVRVMQAGAGEAVAALRTAYDAFAACDLTALTRTELLGVLDDYEALLCQLPSPLHRLLAQLQADTTPQEMGAKSWNTVLRIRWRLSTAEASRRLGEAAELGPRRTLTGEPLPPVLPVVAAAEAAGLITADHVRVLRDAVSRLPGFVDTTTAEQFEADLVRVAVGVGPKELKDTAELRLFLLDQDGPEPDDTERARKRGATMGRQGRDGMTALTAHLDPETAAVWEILFAKFAAPGMCSPADEQPCTSGTPSQTQIDNDHRNLAQRQHDALLVIGRIALMTDLGQLNGLPVSLIIRTTLQDLESRAGIGISGGGTKIPITDVIRMAGHAHWHLAVFDQATGSALNHFRARRVASPAQRIMLIARDGGCTKPGCTVGPYGCQAHHAVSDWADGGNTNIDEMALACGPDNRLVHTDGGYTTSINPDGDVEWRPPPHLEHGQNRINYHHRPELLLTPPERPEPESARPVPAPDPDWNLDWETEWQPDWDLEWDHPTPAPPNIEHLWDTEPLDPADLRLPPGWTLLDPHPPHPNPNNHALSSKAVRGP; encoded by the coding sequence ATGTATGTTCGAGTCATGCAGGCGGGTGCGGGTGAGGCGGTAGCGGCGTTACGCACCGCGTACGACGCGTTCGCTGCCTGTGACCTCACCGCCTTGACCCGCACCGAATTGCTCGGCGTGCTCGACGACTACGAGGCCCTGCTGTGTCAGCTGCCGTCCCCGTTGCATCGGTTGTTGGCCCAGCTGCAAGCCGACACCACCCCCCAGGAGATGGGCGCCAAATCCTGGAACACGGTGCTGCGCATCCGATGGCGCCTGTCCACTGCCGAGGCCAGCCGCCGCCTGGGTGAAGCCGCCGAGCTGGGGCCGCGACGCACCCTGACCGGTGAACCGTTGCCCCCGGTGTTGCCGGTGGTCGCTGCGGCTGAGGCTGCCGGGCTGATTACCGCCGATCATGTGCGGGTGCTGCGCGACGCGGTCAGCCGACTCCCCGGATTCGTCGACACCACCACCGCCGAACAGTTCGAAGCCGACCTGGTGCGCGTCGCCGTCGGGGTGGGCCCTAAAGAACTCAAAGACACCGCCGAACTACGCCTGTTCCTGCTCGATCAGGACGGACCCGAACCCGATGACACCGAACGCGCCCGCAAACGCGGCGCCACGATGGGCAGGCAGGGTCGCGACGGCATGACCGCGTTGACCGCGCACCTGGACCCCGAAACAGCCGCGGTGTGGGAAATCCTGTTCGCCAAATTCGCTGCGCCGGGTATGTGCAGCCCCGCCGACGAACAGCCCTGCACCAGCGGCACCCCCAGCCAAACCCAGATCGACAACGATCACCGCAACCTGGCCCAACGCCAACACGACGCCCTGCTCGTCATCGGACGTATCGCCTTGATGACCGACCTGGGTCAACTCAACGGGCTACCGGTATCACTGATCATCCGCACCACCCTGCAAGACCTCGAATCCCGCGCTGGGATCGGGATCAGCGGGGGCGGCACCAAAATCCCCATCACAGACGTCATCCGGATGGCCGGCCACGCCCACTGGCACCTCGCGGTGTTCGACCAGGCCACCGGATCAGCACTCAATCATTTCCGGGCCCGCCGGGTCGCCAGCCCCGCCCAGCGCATCATGTTGATCGCCCGCGACGGAGGATGCACCAAACCAGGCTGCACCGTGGGCCCCTACGGCTGCCAAGCCCACCACGCCGTTAGCGATTGGGCCGATGGCGGCAACACCAATATTGATGAGATGGCCCTGGCCTGCGGCCCCGACAACCGCCTCGTCCATACCGACGGTGGCTACACCACCAGCATCAACCCCGACGGTGACGTGGAATGGCGGCCCCCACCCCACCTGGAACACGGCCAGAACCGCATCAACTACCACCACCGCCCCGAACTCTTACTCACTCCACCCGAACGACCCGAACCCGAGTCAGCGCGACCAGTGCCGGCACCGGATCCCGACTGGAACCTCGACTGGGAAACCGAGTGGCAACCGGACTGGGACCTGGAGTGGGACCACCCCACACCCGCCCCGCCCAACATCGAACACCTCTGGGACACAGAACCACTCGACCCAGCCGACCTCCGACTCCCACCCGGCTGGACACTGCTCGACCCCCACCCACCACACCCCAACCCCAACAACCACGCCCTCAGCAGCAAGGCAGTACGCGGGCCCTAA
- a CDS encoding transglycosylase family protein, which yields MTIRRTLNRAFWLTAASAGLMLTPLLGVTATAGADTVNWDAIADCESGGNWSINTGNGHYGGLQFKPATWASNGGFGSPASASREEQIRVAENVLATQGIGAWPKCGARGGAPAGWAAPTAPTGCQAVRPGAVLGIFDLRRICTTFLDPLTAFGVPR from the coding sequence ATGACCATAAGAAGGACTTTGAACAGGGCTTTCTGGCTTACCGCAGCGTCGGCCGGGCTTATGCTCACGCCCCTGTTGGGGGTAACGGCGACCGCCGGCGCGGACACGGTGAACTGGGATGCGATCGCCGACTGTGAGTCGGGCGGCAACTGGTCCATCAATACCGGCAACGGCCACTACGGCGGTCTGCAGTTCAAACCGGCCACCTGGGCCTCGAACGGCGGATTCGGATCGCCTGCCTCGGCGTCCCGTGAAGAGCAGATCCGCGTCGCCGAGAACGTCCTGGCCACCCAGGGGATCGGGGCCTGGCCGAAGTGCGGCGCCCGCGGCGGAGCGCCGGCGGGCTGGGCGGCGCCCACCGCTCCGACCGGCTGCCAGGCGGTGCGTCCCGGCGCGGTGCTGGGAATCTTCGACCTGCGTCGGATCTGCACGACCTTCCTGGACCCGCTGACCGCGTTCGGTGTGCCGCGCTGA
- a CDS encoding transglycosylase family protein, which produces MKNIRKTFGMGIIAGALAVAPVALGAGTANADSVNWDAVAACESGGNWAINTGNGYYGGLQFNMGTWRSNGGSGSPHQASRSEQIRVAENVLRSQGIGAWPTCGRRG; this is translated from the coding sequence GTGAAGAACATCCGCAAGACGTTTGGAATGGGCATCATCGCCGGAGCACTCGCTGTGGCTCCCGTGGCTCTGGGCGCCGGTACCGCCAATGCGGACAGCGTCAACTGGGACGCGGTCGCAGCCTGCGAGTCGGGTGGCAACTGGGCGATCAACACCGGTAACGGCTACTACGGTGGCCTGCAGTTCAACATGGGCACTTGGCGCTCCAACGGTGGTTCCGGTTCGCCGCACCAGGCCTCGCGCTCGGAGCAGATCCGGGTCGCCGAGAACGTGCTGCGCAGCCAGGGCATCGGCGCGTGGCCGACCTGCGGTCGGCGCGGCTAG
- a CDS encoding 2-oxoacid:acceptor oxidoreductase subunit alpha has translation MGENGNGTGAAPRQKLEKVVIRFAGDSGDGMQLTGDRFTSEAALFGNDLATQPNYPAEIRAPQGTLPGVSSFQIQIADYDILTAGDRPDVLVAMNPAALKANVSDLPRGGLIIANSDEFTKRNLAKVGYDANPLEDDTLSDYVVTSVAMTTLTLGAVEAIGATKKDGQRAKNMFALGLLSWMYGRELEASEAFIREKFARKPEIAEANVLALKAGWNYGETTEAFAVTYEVAPAKLKSGDYRQISGNTALAYGIVAAGHLAQIQVVLGTYPITPASDILHELSKHKNFNVLTFQAEDEIAGIGAAIGASYGGALGVTSTSGPGVSLKSEAIGLAVMTELPLLIVDVQRGGPSTGLPTKTEQADLLQALFGRNGESPVAILAPKSPSDCFDIAVEASRIAIDYHTPVIILSDGAVANGSEPWQIPDISTYEPIEHKLAKAGEPFAPYARDPETLARQFAVPGTPGLEHRIGGLEAANGSGNISYEPKNHDLMVRLRQEKIAGITVPDLEVEDPTGDAELLMLGWGSSYGPIGEACRRARRNGVKVAQAHLRHLNPFPANLGEVLRRYPKVVVPEMNLGQLALMLRGIYLVDVQSVTKVEGMAFLADEVEGIIDSALDGTLAEKEADKAKFARLAAATIEEPTESNAVGADA, from the coding sequence GTGGGTGAGAACGGCAACGGCACTGGCGCCGCGCCGCGGCAGAAGCTCGAGAAGGTTGTCATACGCTTCGCCGGCGACTCCGGCGACGGTATGCAGCTGACCGGTGACCGCTTCACTTCTGAAGCTGCACTGTTTGGCAACGACCTGGCGACCCAGCCGAACTATCCGGCCGAGATCCGCGCGCCACAGGGCACCCTGCCCGGTGTGTCGTCGTTCCAGATCCAGATCGCCGACTACGACATCCTTACTGCCGGTGACCGCCCCGACGTGCTCGTGGCGATGAATCCGGCCGCACTCAAGGCCAATGTCTCGGATCTGCCCCGCGGCGGCCTGATCATTGCCAACTCAGATGAGTTCACCAAGCGGAACCTCGCAAAGGTCGGATACGACGCCAATCCGCTAGAGGATGACACGTTGTCCGACTACGTGGTGACCTCCGTCGCGATGACGACGCTGACCCTGGGTGCCGTCGAGGCGATCGGCGCCACCAAGAAGGACGGCCAGCGCGCCAAGAACATGTTCGCCCTCGGCCTGCTGTCGTGGATGTACGGCCGCGAGCTCGAGGCCAGTGAGGCCTTCATCCGGGAGAAGTTCGCCCGCAAGCCCGAGATCGCCGAGGCCAACGTGCTGGCGCTCAAGGCGGGCTGGAACTACGGCGAGACCACCGAGGCCTTCGCGGTCACCTACGAGGTGGCCCCGGCCAAGCTCAAATCCGGTGATTACCGCCAGATCTCGGGTAACACCGCGCTGGCCTACGGCATCGTGGCGGCTGGACACCTCGCGCAGATCCAGGTGGTGCTGGGCACCTACCCGATCACCCCGGCGTCGGACATCCTGCACGAGCTGTCCAAGCACAAGAACTTCAACGTCCTGACCTTCCAGGCCGAGGACGAAATCGCCGGCATCGGTGCAGCCATCGGTGCCTCCTACGGCGGCGCGCTGGGTGTCACCAGCACGTCGGGTCCGGGTGTCTCGCTCAAGTCCGAGGCGATCGGCCTGGCCGTGATGACCGAGCTGCCGCTGCTCATCGTCGATGTGCAGCGCGGTGGCCCGTCGACCGGTCTGCCGACCAAGACCGAGCAGGCCGACCTGCTGCAGGCGCTGTTCGGCCGCAACGGTGAATCGCCGGTGGCAATCCTGGCCCCGAAGTCACCGTCGGACTGCTTCGACATCGCGGTGGAGGCGTCGCGCATCGCGATCGACTACCACACCCCGGTCATCATCCTGTCCGACGGAGCCGTCGCCAACGGCTCTGAGCCCTGGCAGATCCCGGATATCAGCACCTACGAGCCGATCGAGCACAAGCTGGCCAAGGCCGGTGAGCCGTTCGCGCCGTACGCGCGCGATCCCGAGACCCTGGCCCGCCAGTTCGCGGTGCCGGGCACCCCGGGCCTGGAGCACCGGATCGGTGGTCTTGAGGCGGCCAACGGCTCGGGCAACATCTCGTACGAGCCCAAGAACCACGACCTCATGGTGCGGCTGCGCCAGGAGAAGATCGCCGGCATCACGGTGCCGGACCTCGAGGTCGAAGACCCCACCGGCGACGCCGAACTGCTGATGCTGGGCTGGGGCAGCAGCTATGGCCCGATCGGCGAGGCCTGCCGGCGGGCCCGCCGCAACGGCGTCAAGGTCGCCCAGGCCCACCTGCGCCACCTCAATCCCTTCCCGGCCAACCTCGGGGAGGTGCTGCGCCGCTACCCGAAGGTGGTGGTGCCGGAGATGAACCTCGGTCAGCTGGCGCTGATGCTGCGCGGCATATACCTGGTCGACGTCCAGTCGGTGACCAAGGTGGAGGGCATGGCCTTCCTCGCCGATGAGGTCGAAGGCATCATTGACAGCGCCTTGGATGGCACGCTGGCCGAGAAGGAAGCGGACAAGGCCAAGTTCGCGAGGCTGGCGGCGGCCACTATCGAGGAACCAACTGAGTCGAATGCTGTGGGAGCGGACGCATGA
- a CDS encoding PfkB family carbohydrate kinase, which translates to MSRELVPGVTVLGNLAIDTINGAPPSPGGCASFAGVALQAAGGPGRIVAMGAERDHVLFDGLRARFGSLVQILPSEATSSFSLDYDDTDHRHIGVRAIGPVWTEAEVDAADPATTWVHLAPLLRTDFPAATLAALAARGHRVAYDGQGLVRADRLGPLVEDRDFPAELLVNVDILKLAEDEAVIVADGAFDGSTAERLGVAEILVTYGSAGCDIYVDGAVQRVPAAWRVLDVQTTGAGDMFTACYVAHRAAGHAPDRAAEAASALVARELDKRVHVGTPDHG; encoded by the coding sequence ATGTCACGAGAGCTGGTCCCCGGGGTAACCGTGCTCGGCAACCTCGCGATCGACACCATCAATGGGGCGCCGCCCAGCCCGGGGGGATGTGCTTCGTTTGCCGGAGTCGCTCTGCAGGCGGCGGGTGGGCCCGGCCGGATCGTCGCGATGGGTGCCGAACGCGATCACGTTCTGTTCGACGGGCTTCGCGCGCGGTTCGGGTCGCTGGTGCAGATCCTGCCGTCGGAGGCGACGAGTTCGTTCAGCCTCGACTACGACGACACCGATCACCGACATATCGGTGTGCGGGCGATCGGCCCGGTCTGGACTGAGGCGGAGGTCGACGCGGCCGATCCGGCGACGACATGGGTGCATCTGGCTCCGTTGCTGCGCACCGATTTCCCGGCCGCGACGCTCGCTGCCCTGGCGGCGCGCGGCCATCGGGTCGCCTATGACGGGCAGGGCCTGGTGCGGGCCGACCGATTGGGTCCGTTGGTCGAGGATCGTGACTTTCCCGCAGAGTTGCTGGTCAACGTCGACATCCTCAAACTCGCCGAGGATGAGGCGGTGATCGTCGCTGACGGCGCGTTCGACGGGTCGACTGCGGAACGACTCGGCGTCGCGGAGATCCTGGTGACCTACGGCTCGGCGGGATGTGACATCTACGTCGACGGTGCGGTGCAACGAGTGCCGGCTGCCTGGCGGGTGCTGGATGTCCAGACCACGGGGGCGGGGGACATGTTCACCGCCTGTTATGTCGCGCACCGCGCGGCGGGCCATGCTCCGGACCGCGCCGCGGAGGCGGCGAGCGCGCTCGTGGCGCGGGAGTTGGACAAGCGGGTGCATGTCGGTACCCCCGATCACGGGTGA